The Peptacetobacter hiranonis DNA window TTATCAAGTGATGATGAACTAATAGCTTGGCATTCATTTGATAAAGTTAGCTTAAAAGAAATGGGACTACCAGAAAAATACGCCACAAAAAAACCGACATTAGAGGAATTTAAACGTATGAAGCCTTATGGTAAATACGATACGATGACATTTAAGGATATAATTTATTACATGACAGAATATCCAGACATATATATGATTATAGACTTAAAACAGGCTGAGAATGACAAGGTTAGAAAACTTTACAAAAAAATTGTAGAAGAAGCTAGCCCAGAAATATTAGATAGAATGATACCTCAGATATATAGAGAAGAACTATACAATGAGATAATGAATATATATAATTTCAAATCTGCATCATTTACTTGCTATACTATGAGTAGCATAGATGAAAATAAGATAACAAATTTCTGCGCAATGAATGGAATAAAAGTTCTTACAATTGACTATAGATTCTTAACATCATCTTTGGTGGAAAAATGTAAATCTAGAGGAATAACATTGTATATGAACACAATAAATGACTCAAAAGAACTGAACAAATACAAATCACAAGGAGTATATGGATTCTTTACAGACTTCCTTACTCCATAGGTAAAAAGGTGTGAGCATAATTTTAGAAAAAATCTTTTGTTGAATAATAGCAACCTCCTCTCCAGGCAATCGAGTTGCATTGTCGAGGTCGGTTTGCTATTATCTCAAACAAAAGATGACATTTTCCTGAAATTATTAGCTCACACCTTTTATCATATGGAATTAAGGGTCTAGTAAAGAAGAGGTGGACGAAAGGGGATTTTATCCTCTTTTTTTTATTTTCTTTTTTTGCTGTAAGTGTTGGAAATGCTGGGCATTTTTTCTAAGAGAATAGAAAGTGATAGAGTGTTTTTGATGGATGACATGCTGGTGTTTTATACTTTAATCACAGGCAAGAGAGAAGCCTGAATAAATTTTAAAGGAGGTAACTAGAATGGCAGTTACAGAATCAAGTAAGGTATCAGTTTTAAGACTGAAATTTGCAGTAGGTGAAACATCAGGAGGGGATATAAAGTACAAACGCAAAGATATTAAAAATGTCAAAGCCGATGCAACTAAAGAAGATGTTTACGCAGTAGGTAAAGCACTATCAGATCTTTTAGAAACAAAAGCTGATGTAATAGCAAAAGTGGATGAAGCTGATTTAGAAAAAAGTATGTAGGAAGTGGATTGGGTAAACCTAAACCGAAAACCTAAATCAAAAGCTTAAACTGAAAAGCAAAATTAAACCAAAGTAAAATCAAAATCAAACTAAACCAGACTAAATTAAAACAAAATGGATTGAATCAATCCAAACTAAAAAAAGGTAGCGGCTGCCAGTTGAGCAGCCAAGCTACCAGATTAAAAATCTATAAACAGATTGCAAAATAAAAAACTAAAAACAAAAGAATAAAAACTAAAAAACAAAAACTAAAAAAATAAAAAGTTAAGAAAAGGAGATTGAAAAACTATGATAAGAAAAAGACTAGCAATGAAATTTAAAACAGCCAATGGAAAAGCATTTACTATATCTTTAGATGGGCCAAAAGATGGTGTACAGGAACAGGAAATAAAAAACGCAATGGACTTAGTAGTATCTAAAAAAATCTTTTTAGTAAACGACTCAGAAGTAGCCACAACATCAGAAGCAAAAATAATAACTACTGACGAAACAGTTCACGACTTAGTAATATAATCTCGTCGGACAATAAGCAGGTGATTATTATGGAAGTTGAATTACGGAACATGATAGCAAACGTCGGTTTTCCTATAGCCGTATCAATATTCTTACTGATAAGGATAGAAAATAAACTGAGTACACTATCAGAAAGTATCAACGGACTTTCGAAAATAATCGAGAGTGCAGCTCAAAAAAGATAAGCAAAAAAATAAAAAAAGTCAAAAATACAAAATTGATTAAGAAAATTTTGAAAATTTGTAAAAAAGGCTTTAAAAATATGTAAAAATATAATATAGTATATGTGACAACAGTTTCCCAAAAGCCCGGATTAACATCCGGGTTTAAGGCTACGAATAATTCTTACTAAAATAATTAAATTTTAAAAGGGTTTCGTATTATGAAACTGTTGTTTTTTTATTAACTTTATTTTTTAAAGAAGCATAAAAAATAGAGGGGAATTATATTAATGTAAAGGGAGTGTATATAGTATGAGCAAGAAAAATGATCAGAAGAATCAGAACAGCATCAAGGACAATGATGTTGAAGAAAGCGAAATCGAGGAAAAAGGGGAAGTAGAAGAATTTGAGGAATTCGCTGAAGAGGATTTAAACTATGATGAGGGGATTTTTGAGGAGTTAGAGTTTGAGAATGAGGAAGCTCAAAAGAAAATGGAAAAATTAAGAGCAGAAAAACTAAAACACAGAAGAGCTTTAAAAAAACTAAAATTCGAAAAGGAGGACTTATCTCCTAATGGATTAGACATAGTAAAATTAATTGGATTTAATAACTATGTTAAGCTAGTATTTTTATATGGGGGAACAACGCTTTATCTGCCACAGCATGAAAAACTAATTGAAAGAAAAAGAAGAGCGTACGTATACGACGTGTACCTAGGATACGGCTCAGATATTAAAAAAACAACTTATGTATTTGGGTTAAGTGAAAGCACAGTTAGAAGATATGTAGCAGATGAAAGAAAATATCAAATGAACAAGCGGTTAAAAGAAAGAAAAAAACAAAACTAGCAGCTCAAACAACTAACCAATCAAAACACAATTAAAATAGACAAACAAACAAGCAAAAGTTAAAACTAACTTTATCAAAAGGACATAACAAATTTACTGAAGAAAGGTGTAATTTCTGTAAAAATGTTATGTCTTTTTTATGCATTTTTTTTGAATTGAGCTATATACAGAAAAGGACAAGTATAATATAATAAAAATAGCACGTTTCAAAAGGGGGAAATATTAATGTCAATATTAGACAGAATACTTAGCAAATCAGACGAAGCAGAAATAAGAAAAATTAACACAATAGTAGATAAGATAGATGCTCAAGAAGAAAGATTCAAAGCAATGAGCGACGATGAACTTAAAAATATGACAAACATATTTAAAGAAAGACTAGCAAACGGAGAAACACTAGACGACATATTAGTAGAAGCATTTGCTGTAGCAAGAGAAGCTTCTTGGAGAGTACTTGGAATGAGACAGTACAGAGTGCAGCTAATAGGTGGGATAGTACTTCACCAGGGAAAAATAGCTGAGATGAAAACTGGGGAAGGTAAAACACTAGTTGCCGTAGCACCAGTTTACCTGAATGGTCTAACTGGAGAAGGGGTACACGTTGTAACTGTCAACGATTACCTTGCACAGCGTGACCTTGAAGAAATGGGACAGGTATACAACTTCTTAGGACTAACAACAGGGGTAATAATAGCTGATCAGACTCACGAAGAAAGAAAAGCTCAGTACGAAGCTGACATAATATATGGAACAAACAACGAATTTGGTTTTGACTACTTAAGAGATAACATGGCTAAAAGCAACGAAGAAAAAGTACAGAAAAAACTTAAATTTGCTATAGTCGATGAGGTTGACTCTATATTAATAGACGAAGCTAGAACACCACTTATAATAGCTGGTCAGGGAGCAGAGGGAACAGAAATATACAAAGTTGCCAATGCATTCCTAAAAACAATAAAACCAGAAGACTACGACAAAGACAAAAAAGAAAACACAATAGCTTTCACAGAATCTGGTATAAAAAAAGCAGAAAAATTCTACGGAATAGAAAACATAACTCACATAGAAAACATGGAAATATTCCACGCTATAAACCAGGCTCTTAGAGCACACAAAATGATGGACTTAGACGTAGAATACGTTGTAAGAGATGGAGAAATACTAATAGTCGATGAATTTACAGGAAGGGTAATGCAGGGAAGAAGATTCACAGATGGACTTCACGAAGCTGTTGAAGCTAAAGAAGGCGTTGAAATAAAAGGTGAATCAAGAACAATGGCTACTGTAACATTCCAGAACTTCTTCAGACTATATGAAAAATTATCAGGAATGACAGGTACTGCTAAAACAGAAGAACAGGAATTTGAATCAATATACCACATGAACGTTGTTCAGATACCTACAAACAAACCAGTACTAAGAGCAGACTTACACGATAGAATATTTAAAACAGAAAAACAGAAATACGCAGCAGTTGTTGAAGAAATAAAAGAAGCTCATATGACAGGACAGCCAATACTAGTTGGTACTGTATCTGTTGAAAAATCTGAAGAACTATCAGAACTACTTAAAAAACAGGGAATACAGCACAAAGTGCTTAATGCTAAACAGGACAAAGAAGAAGCAGACATCGTATCTGAAGCTGGTAAACTAGGAGCTATAACAATAGCAACTAACATGGCTGGTAGAGGTACAGACATAAAACTTGGTGCCGGAGATAAAGAAGAAGCTCAGAAAGTAAGAGAAGCAGGTGGACTTTACGTAATCGGTACAGAAAGACACGAATCAAGACGTATAGATAACCAGCTTAGAGGACGTTCTGGACGTCAGGGAGATCCTGGTAAATCAAGATTCTTCGTCAGTGTAGAAGACGAAATAATAAAACTATACGGTGGTAAGACTATAGAAAAACTTTCTAAAAAAATAACTCCAGACGAACATGGTGGTATGGAAAGTAAACAGCTTACAAAAACTGTAGAAAAAGCACAGAAAACAATAGAAGGTAAAAACTTCCAGACAAGAAAACAGGTACTTGAATACGACGACGTTATCAACGAACAGAGAAAAGTTGTATATGCAGAAAGAGATAAAGTACTTGATAATGCAGACATATCTGAAGAAATACAGAATATGATAAAAGAAAGAATAATGTTTGCTACAGAAACATACCTAAGAGGTAAAAATAGAGATTTCGTAAGATATGTTGCTCACTTATACAACGAATTCGTACCATATAACACACTTATCATACCTGGCTGGGCTGAGCTATCTCCAGAAGCTATAGCTAACCAGACTTATGCAATAGTGGAAAACATCTACAATCTTAAAAAGATGTTAATAGGTGAAGACGCTGTTAAAGCAGAAGAAAGAGAAACACTTCTAACTGTTGTCGACAACTATTGGACATACCACATAGATTTAATGGATCAGATGAGACAGGGTATAGGACTTCAGGCTTCTGCACAGAAGGACCCAGTTAAAGAATATACTGTTGAAGCTGGTAGAATGTACGACGAAATGAATATGAATATCAGAAGAGATACTTTAAAATATCTATTTGGTTTTGCTAGAGAAGCTCTAGGTCAGAAAGAGATAGATATGGATAATATCCAGACTGTTAGTGCTGAGGAATATACTCAGGTGGTTGAGCCTGATGAAGCTCAGGTGGAGGCACTTGCTGAGTATCTAAATTCACTAAGTGATGAAGAATATGCTAAAGTACTTGAGGAATTAGGTATAGATGCAGAACAAGATGAATCTGGAGAATGGAAAATTAAAGAATAAATATCATTGGGCTATCGCAAATATTTGCGGTAGTCCTTTTTTATTTCCACAGCTGTTGCTCTCCAGGCTTCAGCGCCTCACACTTTTATGTAACACATTTATAAGTTGTGAGGCGCTTGCATTTGTGCCTTTTTATATGTTGCATAAATATTCATATTTACTATACTAATATATACAAAAAAACTATATGTGTTTACACGAAAATAAAAGAGTGCTATATTAAATATAGGGACATTTTCCTAAAAATACAAAACGGGGGTTATTTGTTATGAACTTTAGAAAGAAAGCAAGCGCATTAGCATTATGTGCAGTATTATTAGGTACTACAGTAGCACCAGTATCTGCAGCAACTCATGAAAAGCTAGTAGGGAAAGACAGATATGAAACGGCAGCTATGATAGCAGATAAAATGGGAGATTATGAAACTGCTATATTAGTAAACTCAGATAAGAGTTTATCAGATGGATTATCAGCATCATCACTATCAGGTAAAGAAAATGCTCCAATACTATTAGCTAAACAGAACAAACTACCTGAAGCAACAGCTAAAAGATTAGAACAGGTTAAGAAAGTTTATATAATAGGTGGAGAAAAAGCTATAGGTAAAGAAGTAGAATCTAAACTAGCTGGCAAAGAAATAGTCAGAATAGAGGGAAAAGACAGAATAGATACTTCTAAAAGAGTGGCAGAATTATTAGGAGATTATAAAAAAGCATTTGTTGTTAATGGAATAAAAGGTGAAGCAGATGCAATGTCAGTTGCAGCAGTAGCAGCTAGAGAAAAAGCTCCAATAATATTAACTAATGGCAAAACAATAAGTGATGTTAAGAAGGATGCATACCACTATGTAATAGGTGGACCAGAAATAATATCATATGAAATAGATATTTATTTAGACGAACATCTAGATAAAGTAAATGGTGAAGCAATATTTGATACTATAGGTGCAGAAAATAGATATGGTACAAATGATATGATTCTTAGAAAATTCTACCCAAGAACATCTAAACTATACTTCACAGAAGGAACTAAACTAGTAGACGCATTAACAGTAGCTCCACTAGCTAAAAACAATGGTGTAGTATTCGTATCTGAAAAATCAGATAAAGAATTTTTAAAAGATAGATCTACATTAGTACAGGTTGGAGGAGTAAAAGACTCTATAATAAAAGAAATATTCAAAGGTGAAACAACAGAGGATAAAAGCTCACTAAGAATAGAACATGATGGGGTAGCTATACCAGTAGGGGAAATGATAGGACCTGCTACATTTGACGCAGTTGCAACAGATATAGACGGAACAGACATAAGCCATAAAGTACAGATGGTTGGAGTAAATCCTAAAGTTCCTGGAGATTACAACGGAAAATTAGTAGTTGAACTAAGTAATGGTAAAAAATTAGAAAAAAATATATTTGTTGAAGTATTTGCAACAGAGGAATAAATATAAAATAGAGATAAAATTTAAATATAGATTGTAATAAAAATTAATATAAATAATATTACAAAAAACAAAAATATGGAGGTAGTTATTATGAACTTTAAAAAGAAAGCAAGCGCATTAGCACTATGTGCAGTATTATTAGGAACTTCTATAGCTCCAGTATCTGCAGCAACTCATGAAAAAATAGCAGGTGCAAACAGATACGAAACAGCAGCTATGATAGCAGACAAAATGGGAGATTATGAAACTGCTATACTAGTAAACTCAGACAAAAGCTTAGCAGACGGACTATCTGCATCATCACTAGCTGGTAAAGAAAATGCTCCAATACTACTAACAAGCAAAGACAACCTACCAGCAGCTACTGAAAAAAGACTAGAAAAAGTTAAAAAAGTCTACATAATAGGTGGTAAAAAAGCTATAAGTGAAAAAGTAGAAGCTAAACTAGCTGGCAAAGAAATAATAAGAGTAGAAGGTAAAGACAGAATAGCAACTTCTGTAGAAGTAGCAAAATTAGTAAAAGGTGCTGGAACAGCAGGATTCGTAGTAAATGGATTCACTGGTGAAGCAGATGCAATGTCAGTAGCAGCAGTAGCAGCTAGAGATAAAGCTCCTATAATACTAACTGATGGTAAAACAATGCCAATAGATCCAGATGTATATCTATACGTAATAGGTGGAGAAAAAGCAGTATCTGCAGACTTAGAACTAGAAGTTGACGGAGAAAGAATAGCTGGAGAAAACAGATACGAAACAAATGCAGAAGTAATAAAATACTTCTACAAAAAATCTGGAACAATGTACTTCACTAAAGGTGATGGACTAGTAGACGCATTAACAGCTTCTTCACTAGCTAAAAACGACGGTATAGCATTTGTATCTAAAAACTCTGACAAAGCTGTATTAAGAAATAGAGGATCACTAATACAGGTTGGAGGAATGAAACAGGACGTACTTGATTCTGTACTTGCAGGAGAAAACCTAGAAGACAAAGGATACATAAGAGCAGAAAGACCTGACTTAATGAGATTAAAAGGATCTAACATAACTTATGAAGACTTCTATGCACATGCAGGAGATGTAGACGGAAAAGACATAAGTGACAAAATCCAGATAGTTGGAGAATATGACGCAAACAAAATGGGTACTTATAATGTAACTCTTGTTGTAAAACTAAGCAACGGAAAAGAATTAAAACAGCCTGTTGTATTAAATATATATGAATAAAAGAAACAAATAAAATGAAATAACATAAAATAAACTTAGCACCTATATACTATTTGTATATAGGTGCTATTTTTTAATCATTATAGAAAATACTATCTATATAGTCGTTAAAAGTATCAATAATAGAATCTAGACAATAAAGCAAAGAATCAAACTTAGAATGAGAACAAAAATTACCTTTTGACAATAGCTCATGCTCATCATCAAAAACTGAGCTATTTAAATAATCAAGTAAATCAATACTCATTATAAGTCGTGCATCGTACTCTTCGTCTTCATAAAAGTCATTAGAAGCATAATTAGGATCTAGTGCACATCTTTCTTCACGTGATTTTCTCCTATCCTCAAGCACATCAAAATCATTTTCTAAAGCATATTTTATATTATTAATTTCTCTTCTTGTAGATTCATCTAAATTTATATAATCATATTGTAAACTTAATACAGGACTAAAGTTTTCAAGATGAAAATTTACACCATTTAAAGTATCTTTCAAAGAAAAAAATTTATTTCTAACAAGCATTAACCTAACTTTGTTACGTACTGAATTTGAAAAAGATGAATAAGCTATACAATTATTATTATCATACATGTACCTATTTAACTTATTAGAAAGATAATTGGGTATATAGAATTTTTTCTGTAAATAAGCCCTCTATGGCTTAAACTACCGTTAGGTAGTATAATAGACTTAAAATAATTTATGAATAAATGGCTAACGCCCTTTAAAACATAATATTATTTATTTTGTTGCAAGTCAAGAAAACCAGCTAAAAAAGCCGGCTTTCTTGACTTTTTTAATTATTACAATCTATCTTCATACATTATTGAAAGTTCTCCATAAATATATCCCCAGTTTCTAATAGGCATACTCCATTTTTTGCTTATTTTTTCAACTGATAGATATAGTGATTTTTCTAAGGAAATCTTGTTTGGAAAAACAGTTCTTTTTTTATTTATTTTTCTAAGCTGCGAATTTACACTTTCAATGGCATTTGTAGTATAAATTACCTTTCTAGTTTCTGGTGAAAATTTAAATATCGGTATAATTGAATCCCAGTTACTAAACCAAGATTTCATAGAATTTGGATATTTTTCATTCCATTTTTCTGAAGTACGTTCTAAATTAGCTAGAGCCTGTTCTTCATTAATGGCATGATATATTGTTTTTAAATCATTAGCAAATTCCTTTCTATCTTTGTATGATACATATTTTAATGTATTTCTAACTTGATGAACAATACATCTTTGATATTCAGTATTTGGAAAAGCGGAGCTTATCGCTTCTTTTATTCCTGATAGTCCATCAGCACAAACGATTAAAATATCTCTTACACCTCTATTTTTTAATTCATTTAGCACAGAAAACCAATACTTAGAGCTTTCAGTATCTCCAATATACAATCCTAGAATTTCTTTGTATCCTTCGGAACTTATACCAAGAATTACATAGACAGCTTTTTTCTTAACAGAACCATTTTCTTTAACAGAGAAATGTATAGCATCTATATATACAACAGGATACACACTTTCAAGAGGTCTATATTTCCATTCTTCGATTTTAGGTATTATTTTATCAGTTACATCTGAAATCATTCCTTCAGATAGTTCAAATCCATAAATATCCTCTATTTGAGAAGTTATATCTCTATTACTCATGCCTAAAGCATACATATTTATTATTTTTTGCTCTATTTCAGAAATATCCTTTTGTCTTTTTTTGACAATTTGAGGTTCAAAAGAGGAATCTCTATCTTGAGGAACATCAATTTCGTATTCTCCCATTCCAGATCTAACTCTTTTTGTTTTATATCCATTTCTTGAATTGGTATTTTCACCACGTTCATATTTTTCATACCCAAGATGCTCATTCATTTCAGATTCAAGCATCTCTTGAATAGTATCACCTAAAAGATCTTTAAGTGCATCCTGAATGTCTTGAGCGGTTTTAATTTCATATGTTTTAATTAGCTCCGCTATTATGTTTTTCTTTTCTGGATTTAATGGTTCTCTTTTCTTTCTGCCCATAAAAAATCGCCTCCTATGATTAATTTGATATTACCATAGAAGGCGATTAAATTTACAGACTTTTTTTCATATACTCAGATAATTACTATATTTATCTATATACTCATCACATTCTTTGTTTAAAGTATAATAAAAATCTTTAAATTTCTCTCCATATGATTTTAATTTCTCTCTTAAATACTTAGGTAAAAAGTAGTTTCTCTCGTCATTTAAAAAATCTAAAGGTTCATTTAGTAGTTGTATTTCTTTAAGTAAATAAATATCATTTGAAAGATTAATTTTATTACGCAAAGAAATCAACTTATTTCTAGTATCCCTTAAACAAAGAACACAAGGTATAACTACATTAGTAGCACTCTCAGACCTTTTATTCATTTTCATCTTCTTAGATTCAATATGTAGTGTAGAAAAGTATGTTATCAATCCACCAATGATAACAGATATAATAGTCCAAATCTGGGTTGAATTTTTTGAAAAGAATAATTCAATTGAATTCATCTTGATTCCTCCTTATAAAATATTTACAAAATTATAATAACATAATATTATGTATAATTTCGATGAATTACTAATTATATAGTTACTTATATGAGTTTAGTTTGTAATAAATATGTAAATGAAGGATTATAAAGGCTTTATAGAGCTCATAATAAGTGCGTATTAATGTAAAAGGGTGATAAATTAACTTGCTTTGTAATAAAAATAAAATAATACTGCAAACACAATCTAAAAATATGAATAGCTACAAACAAGTAAAATAGCCGTTAGGCTAAAACAAATACCAAAACTATATGAACTATGAGTAAATATAGTGAGAAGTTTTAGAAAATCGTAAAAAATAGAATAAAAATGGAGTAGAG harbors:
- a CDS encoding DUF1659 domain-containing protein, which encodes MAVTESSKVSVLRLKFAVGETSGGDIKYKRKDIKNVKADATKEDVYAVGKALSDLLETKADVIAKVDEADLEKSM
- a CDS encoding DUF2922 domain-containing protein, encoding MIRKRLAMKFKTANGKAFTISLDGPKDGVQEQEIKNAMDLVVSKKIFLVNDSEVATTSEAKIITTDETVHDLVI
- a CDS encoding YvrJ family protein encodes the protein MEVELRNMIANVGFPIAVSIFLLIRIENKLSTLSESINGLSKIIESAAQKR
- the secA gene encoding preprotein translocase subunit SecA, translating into MSILDRILSKSDEAEIRKINTIVDKIDAQEERFKAMSDDELKNMTNIFKERLANGETLDDILVEAFAVAREASWRVLGMRQYRVQLIGGIVLHQGKIAEMKTGEGKTLVAVAPVYLNGLTGEGVHVVTVNDYLAQRDLEEMGQVYNFLGLTTGVIIADQTHEERKAQYEADIIYGTNNEFGFDYLRDNMAKSNEEKVQKKLKFAIVDEVDSILIDEARTPLIIAGQGAEGTEIYKVANAFLKTIKPEDYDKDKKENTIAFTESGIKKAEKFYGIENITHIENMEIFHAINQALRAHKMMDLDVEYVVRDGEILIVDEFTGRVMQGRRFTDGLHEAVEAKEGVEIKGESRTMATVTFQNFFRLYEKLSGMTGTAKTEEQEFESIYHMNVVQIPTNKPVLRADLHDRIFKTEKQKYAAVVEEIKEAHMTGQPILVGTVSVEKSEELSELLKKQGIQHKVLNAKQDKEEADIVSEAGKLGAITIATNMAGRGTDIKLGAGDKEEAQKVREAGGLYVIGTERHESRRIDNQLRGRSGRQGDPGKSRFFVSVEDEIIKLYGGKTIEKLSKKITPDEHGGMESKQLTKTVEKAQKTIEGKNFQTRKQVLEYDDVINEQRKVVYAERDKVLDNADISEEIQNMIKERIMFATETYLRGKNRDFVRYVAHLYNEFVPYNTLIIPGWAELSPEAIANQTYAIVENIYNLKKMLIGEDAVKAEERETLLTVVDNYWTYHIDLMDQMRQGIGLQASAQKDPVKEYTVEAGRMYDEMNMNIRRDTLKYLFGFAREALGQKEIDMDNIQTVSAEEYTQVVEPDEAQVEALAEYLNSLSDEEYAKVLEELGIDAEQDESGEWKIKE
- a CDS encoding cell wall-binding repeat-containing protein, producing MNFRKKASALALCAVLLGTTVAPVSAATHEKLVGKDRYETAAMIADKMGDYETAILVNSDKSLSDGLSASSLSGKENAPILLAKQNKLPEATAKRLEQVKKVYIIGGEKAIGKEVESKLAGKEIVRIEGKDRIDTSKRVAELLGDYKKAFVVNGIKGEADAMSVAAVAAREKAPIILTNGKTISDVKKDAYHYVIGGPEIISYEIDIYLDEHLDKVNGEAIFDTIGAENRYGTNDMILRKFYPRTSKLYFTEGTKLVDALTVAPLAKNNGVVFVSEKSDKEFLKDRSTLVQVGGVKDSIIKEIFKGETTEDKSSLRIEHDGVAIPVGEMIGPATFDAVATDIDGTDISHKVQMVGVNPKVPGDYNGKLVVELSNGKKLEKNIFVEVFATEE
- a CDS encoding cell wall-binding repeat-containing protein, whose amino-acid sequence is MNFKKKASALALCAVLLGTSIAPVSAATHEKIAGANRYETAAMIADKMGDYETAILVNSDKSLADGLSASSLAGKENAPILLTSKDNLPAATEKRLEKVKKVYIIGGKKAISEKVEAKLAGKEIIRVEGKDRIATSVEVAKLVKGAGTAGFVVNGFTGEADAMSVAAVAARDKAPIILTDGKTMPIDPDVYLYVIGGEKAVSADLELEVDGERIAGENRYETNAEVIKYFYKKSGTMYFTKGDGLVDALTASSLAKNDGIAFVSKNSDKAVLRNRGSLIQVGGMKQDVLDSVLAGENLEDKGYIRAERPDLMRLKGSNITYEDFYAHAGDVDGKDISDKIQIVGEYDANKMGTYNVTLVVKLSNGKELKQPVVLNIYE
- a CDS encoding IS256 family transposase gives rise to the protein MGRKKREPLNPEKKNIIAELIKTYEIKTAQDIQDALKDLLGDTIQEMLESEMNEHLGYEKYERGENTNSRNGYKTKRVRSGMGEYEIDVPQDRDSSFEPQIVKKRQKDISEIEQKIINMYALGMSNRDITSQIEDIYGFELSEGMISDVTDKIIPKIEEWKYRPLESVYPVVYIDAIHFSVKENGSVKKKAVYVILGISSEGYKEILGLYIGDTESSKYWFSVLNELKNRGVRDILIVCADGLSGIKEAISSAFPNTEYQRCIVHQVRNTLKYVSYKDRKEFANDLKTIYHAINEEQALANLERTSEKWNEKYPNSMKSWFSNWDSIIPIFKFSPETRKVIYTTNAIESVNSQLRKINKKRTVFPNKISLEKSLYLSVEKISKKWSMPIRNWGYIYGELSIMYEDRL